Proteins from a genomic interval of Streptomyces sp. NBC_00820:
- a CDS encoding ABC transporter permease, translated as MASTETTPAPGTGSTGSVEAGLDALETVRSGRTPLRRTLLDKVVPPVTAVLVVLVVWQALISLKVVDDPSKLPSPAAVWHAIERDWLEGKLLGYIWTSVSRGLLGFFFALLIGTPLGLLVARVRFVRAAIGPILSGLQSLPSVAWVPPAVIWLGLNNSMMYAVILLGAVPSIANGLVSGVDQVPPLFLRAGRTMGASGLRGVRHVLLPAALPGYVAGMKQGWAFSWRSLMAAEIIASFPDLGVGLGQLLENGRNALDMAMVFEAILLILFVGIAIDLLLFSPLERWVLRSRGLLVKS; from the coding sequence ATGGCCAGCACTGAGACGACGCCCGCTCCCGGGACGGGGAGCACCGGAAGCGTGGAGGCGGGCCTCGACGCGCTGGAGACGGTGCGGTCGGGCCGTACTCCGCTGCGCCGCACCCTCCTCGACAAGGTCGTGCCGCCGGTCACCGCGGTCCTGGTGGTCCTGGTGGTCTGGCAGGCGCTGATCTCCCTGAAGGTCGTCGACGACCCGAGCAAGCTGCCCTCGCCTGCCGCGGTGTGGCACGCGATCGAGCGGGACTGGCTGGAGGGCAAGCTCCTCGGCTACATCTGGACCAGCGTCTCGCGCGGCCTGCTCGGCTTCTTCTTCGCCCTGCTCATCGGCACCCCGCTGGGGCTGCTGGTGGCCCGGGTGCGGTTCGTGCGCGCGGCGATCGGGCCGATCCTGTCGGGCCTGCAGTCGCTGCCGTCGGTGGCGTGGGTGCCGCCGGCCGTGATCTGGCTGGGCCTGAACAACTCGATGATGTACGCCGTGATCCTGCTGGGCGCGGTCCCTTCCATCGCCAACGGTCTGGTGTCCGGCGTCGACCAGGTGCCGCCGCTGTTCCTGCGGGCGGGCCGCACCATGGGGGCCTCCGGTCTGCGCGGCGTCCGGCACGTCCTGCTGCCCGCGGCGCTGCCCGGGTACGTGGCGGGCATGAAGCAGGGCTGGGCGTTCTCGTGGCGCTCGCTGATGGCCGCCGAGATCATCGCGTCCTTCCCCGATCTGGGCGTCGGGCTGGGCCAGTTGCTGGAGAACGGCCGCAACGCCCTCGACATGGCCATGGTGTTCGAGGCGATCCTGCTCATCCTGTTCGTCGGCATCGCCATCGACCTGCTCCTCTTCAGCCCGCTGGAGCGGTGGGTGCTGCGCAGCCGCGGCCTGCTGGTGAAGAGCTGA
- a CDS encoding sirohydrochlorin chelatase — protein sequence MPGTPVLLVIAHGSRDPRHAATVHALVRRLRSLRPGLRVETGFLDFNLPSVHGVLESLAADGVRDVVALPLLLTRAFHAKADIPAVLRDAPARLRIRQAEVLGPSPLLLSALERRLYESGLSPADKSSTGVVLASAGSSDPEAIAVIADIAREWWHTGWCAVRPAFASAGSPAGFPRTEQAVAELRALGCARVAVAPYVLAPGFLPDRIARGAAEADVLADVLGPAPEVARVLLERYAEAVVSAPLALGA from the coding sequence GTGCCCGGCACCCCGGTCCTCCTCGTCATCGCCCACGGCAGCCGCGACCCGCGGCACGCCGCGACCGTGCACGCCCTCGTACGGCGGCTGCGGTCGCTGCGGCCGGGCCTGCGCGTGGAGACCGGCTTCCTCGACTTCAACCTCCCCTCCGTCCACGGCGTGCTGGAGTCGCTGGCGGCCGACGGGGTCCGTGATGTCGTGGCGCTGCCCCTGCTGCTGACGCGTGCCTTCCACGCCAAGGCCGACATCCCCGCCGTCCTGCGGGACGCGCCGGCGCGGCTGCGGATCCGGCAGGCGGAGGTGCTCGGGCCGTCCCCGCTGCTGCTGTCCGCGCTGGAACGGCGGCTGTACGAGTCGGGGCTGAGTCCCGCCGACAAGTCCTCGACCGGGGTCGTGCTGGCCTCGGCGGGGTCCTCCGACCCGGAGGCGATCGCGGTGATCGCCGACATCGCGCGGGAGTGGTGGCACACCGGTTGGTGCGCCGTGCGACCCGCGTTCGCCTCCGCCGGCTCTCCCGCGGGCTTCCCGCGCACCGAGCAGGCCGTCGCCGAGCTGCGCGCCCTCGGCTGCGCCCGGGTGGCCGTCGCGCCGTACGTCCTCGCCCCCGGCTTCCTCCCGGACCGCATCGCGCGGGGCGCGGCCGAGGCGGACGTGCTGGCGGACGTGCTGGGACCGGCGCCCGAGGTGGCCCGGGTGCTGCTCGAACGTTACGCGGAGGCGGTCGTGTCGGCGCCGCTGGCGCTGGGCGCCTGA